cttcctgtttttgtttttgcctcagTCTATCTGCTAGTCCAGGAGGATGCTATCGATTGTCAAGTCAGTAGATGACCCAGTTCACAGAGCGTGGACTGTAAATAGAATTCAAACTGAGGATAATGGGGTTCGTCGGGGCAGTCGTGAACAGGAtatgataaaacaaaacatctgacagGGAGCTTTTTGATAAACTTTATATCTTTTCCCCCTGCAGGACTCTGAGAATGGCTATAGGTGTGTGTGCCCGCGGGGGTTTGAAGGGACACACTGTGAACACAGGATGCTGACCTGTGCAGATACACCCTGCTTTCACGGTGGCAAGTGCAAAGAGAGGGACAATGGGCACAGTTACACATGCGAGTGTCCAGCAGGCTACACTGGGCTTAACTGTGAGAAGAAGGTGGATAAATGTACCTCACTGCAATGCACCAATGGTAATACATCATCCTCTGTACATCACAAACCTTCCCTTTCTGTATACTTGTGCTGGAAATAAGCGTCtgcattgctgtttttcttttgcatagGTGGACATTGTGTGGTCCACGGTAACCTCCGGCTGTGCAGCTGCCGCTCAGGCTTCACGGGTCTGCGCTGTGAGATCAACATCAACGAGTGTGCCAGGAACCCCTGCGCAAACGGCTCCACCTGCATCGACCGCATTAACGACTACACCTGCACCTGCCCTCCAGGGTACACAGGCCGCCACTGTGACAAGCCAACAGATCGCTGTGCCTCTCAGCCCTGCCTGAACGGTGGGACCTGCACCATTGGAGCGAAAGGCCAGCCAAGCTGCATCTGCCCTGCCCATTACAGCGGCCCCTGGTGCCAGTCCGACGATGTGCCTTCACCCAACACCCCCATCCCCAACATAGGCTGGGAGTCCAATGACAAGCTGAGCTTGGCAGCCATTAGCTTGGGAGTCGGCCTGGTGGCTGTTCTGGTGCTTTTCTGCATGGTAGCGGTAGTAATACGTCACGtcaagaagcagagaaacacGGAGCAGGACTCAGAGACCATGAACAACCTCTCCAAGGGTGACTTTCAGAAGGAGAACCTCATCTCCACTCTAGAACTCaagaacaacaataaaaagatCGATCTGGAGGTGGACTGTCCCAGGGAAAAGTCcaatcacaaacacatcaacCACTACCACCTGGACTATAAAACCTCCACGGGGTACAAGGATGAACTGTCCCTTTTGGACAAagatgaaaactgtgaaaagacaatagaagaaaaaaagcatttgacTCGAATGTACAGGTAAGTGCACATGTAAGGTGTGTTATGTTcatgtttctgcctctgtgcaGAGTTGCTGACAAGTCAAGTCATCCTTTGATTAGAACATCAGGTAATCGATGGTTCTTGTGCTCAATAACTGACACAGTGTATCTTCACCCCACAGTGAAAGGCCAGAGTGTAGAATATCAACAATATGTTCTCCCAGAGATTCAATGTACCAGTCTGTCTTTGTAATAGCggaggagaaaaatgaatgcatcatTGCAACTGAGGTAAGCTGTTCTTCATCATCAGTCTATTTTCTGCATGACCTTTATTATTAAATAACATTCTCTTTTCTGTTATGTTAGATGTCACATTTACTCCTGAAGTAGCCACAGagattcattttcatcttctccCTTTTCAGGTATAATAAATAGAAGATATTATTCACTGTCAATCCTGTCCTTGGATTTCTTGTGGACTGTTTACAAGTGTGGAGAGACTGGGATTTATTTAAATGCAAGTTGCTGCTCTTGAAAACTTGATAACTGGATGGAGCCGGTGTGCTCTTTGAACTCAATAGACCTAAAGCTACTAATCTTTGTGAGAATGTAAAGACTGAAAAGACGGCGGGAAATAATGAGCGAATCTGACTCGTGGACGCGCCTTCGATGTCTTCGACTCAAACCCTTGTCTGCTTTGTCCAAGTTCATCCAAGGGCTTCAGGCAGAGATGTTTATGCCTGCATGTTGATTAGAAGAGGACTATCATGATGTACTCCTCTCCACCTTTTTGCAGTAATCAGCAATCATCAAATCAACTTACTGCCAACAAGCCTGTGGAAGGAGCGAgccttttccattttttgtggCCTGCAATGCGCTATGCAAACAAAAATCAGCATTGTGCTCAAtcaaaaagggacaaaaactACTGAAAACAGTTCATTTTTGAAGAATTTTTGGGGTTATCAGTTTtgtaaatccttttttttttttttaaataaagaatgTATGCAGCCTAGATCACAAAGCCTTATACATTGTGCCCCACCTTATCTTGATTCCCTTGCACAGCAAAATGGAGGGAACATAAAAGATCAAAAGATGCAATACGCTGTGGCTCCATGCAGGGAAACTCATGATAAGGCCTTGTTTTACTTTATGCAAGATCACCcttaaataaagacaaagaaatacatGAAGTGACTATCGTACCAAGGACGCCTTCAAAGGAAATTACTGAACCAATAATGTTATTTTGTAAGATTAGTATTTCATTAGTAATTTAAGAATATGAAGCACtgatctttctctttctatgTTTTATAAGATtattttgtatatactgtatatttatatgTTGAGATTAGAAGTATGAGCATCCGTTTTTAAGTTGACGCCCAGAAAAGgtgaatttatttttaaagtgtcgtcggtgttttattttaatattttttttgtcataaacagaaacaatgaatACATATCTGgtacactgtttgtttgttgctcttCAATGGTTGAGTGTACATGTGGTCAAATAGAGATCCTAATTTAAATGTTGGAATCATCTAGAAACTTTTATGTGTGTCAGCTGGTGTGGAAGTGGCTTCATTGTCTATAGATATAGTCATATATTTGGCCTGGTAGCATTTCTGATGGTTCCATGTCTATGTCCATGACATCTGTGTCGGTGTGATGTGAAATCAGTGTGCTAGCAATCATTCAGTGGACAGTATTGTAATTGGCAGCAGTGTAAGAAATTAAACgaaaagaa
This window of the Chaetodon auriga isolate fChaAug3 chromosome 14, fChaAug3.hap1, whole genome shotgun sequence genome carries:
- the LOC143332210 gene encoding delta-like protein 4, yielding MAVWFTSVLAIVMTIFTQVLGSGVFEIDLHHFQNTKGLLANGLSCSMTGCRTYFRVCLKNFQTVVSPGDCIFGKVTTPVLGTDSFSMQQDARLRLPLNFTWPGAFSLVIEAWFSPAEDPPGDTTNPEFLISSFAIQRQLGIGHEWSQDVQSGTQTELRYSYRFICNDNYYGDTCSKICAPRDDHFGHYTCKPDGQIACLPGWKGEYCQEPICLEGCNERNGNCTLPGECKCREGWQGLFCDVCKLHPSCKHGTCKEPWQCTCKEGWGGIFCDQDLNYCTHHKPCANGATCMNTGQGSYTCTCLPGFTGVNCDMEVRECDSQPCRNGGHCLDSENGYRCVCPRGFEGTHCEHRMLTCADTPCFHGGKCKERDNGHSYTCECPAGYTGLNCEKKVDKCTSLQCTNGGHCVVHGNLRLCSCRSGFTGLRCEININECARNPCANGSTCIDRINDYTCTCPPGYTGRHCDKPTDRCASQPCLNGGTCTIGAKGQPSCICPAHYSGPWCQSDDVPSPNTPIPNIGWESNDKLSLAAISLGVGLVAVLVLFCMVAVVIRHVKKQRNTEQDSETMNNLSKGDFQKENLISTLELKNNNKKIDLEVDCPREKSNHKHINHYHLDYKTSTGYKDELSLLDKDENCEKTIEEKKHLTRMYSERPECRISTICSPRDSMYQSVFVIAEEKNECIIATEV